Within the Marinobacter sp. SS13-12 genome, the region AGGCGTTGCCGCCGTGGAAATGGACCTCGAGATGGCGTCTTTTTGATCCTCCTGTATTGAAAAGGAATGGTGATCAATATGTTGCGTGCACCAATCAAAGCCCTATGCCCGTTATTCCTGCTTCCGTCCATAGCTTTAGCGGCGTATCCGGATGCGGTCCAGGTACTCGTTGATGAAGGTCTCAAGGTGGAAGCCAGCTTTGAGGCTCCGGGGGGTGTAAAAGGCTTTGTCGGCCGCAGGAATGGACAACCGGTGTCCCTTTACCTCCTGCCGGACGGCGAGCACCTCGTCGTAGGCAGGATGGTCGACGGCTTCGGCCAGGATCTCAGCGCCGAACACATCAGAAACTGGCTGCCCCAGCCGGATTTGGCCGGAGCCTGGCAAAAACTCGCAGATGCGGCCTGGGTCTCCGAAGGCCCCAGTGACGCCAAGCGTATTGTCTATGTCTTCTTCGACCCCAATTGCGGCTACTGTGTGACGTTCCGCGAAAAGGCCCGGCCTTATCTGGAGCGGGGCATCGAGCTACGCCATATCATGGTCGGCATCATTCAGCC harbors:
- the dsbG gene encoding thiol:disulfide interchange protein DsbG, which encodes MLRAPIKALCPLFLLPSIALAAYPDAVQVLVDEGLKVEASFEAPGGVKGFVGRRNGQPVSLYLLPDGEHLVVGRMVDGFGQDLSAEHIRNWLPQPDLAGAWQKLADAAWVSEGPSDAKRIVYVFFDPNCGYCVTFREKARPYLERGIELRHIMVGIIQPSSLAKAASVLGAEDPLGRLDFHDSQFPKDWLESDENVPQGLRKQIQSNNRLMESLAIAVTPSVFYKDPDGEIRKIVGLPDDSALSEAVFRAPD